Proteins encoded by one window of Pempheris klunzingeri isolate RE-2024b chromosome 14, fPemKlu1.hap1, whole genome shotgun sequence:
- the LOC139213208 gene encoding uncharacterized protein: MPGISEKDWTSALTSILEELEKLQYNKLMEFLDKIPRSEKTSRSKVKMPGKILQHYGLEGSISAIRDAMEWIPRRDGAVQDLLRPFVDKLKTKPERTTQGLKRKGGLLEGNVPAAGQQRSCSPGEGSSTRPAESVCGLKSSDQLADKDAFTGKVVGKTELRPYVNQRNVKGCFFEVTVVNETVCRRMKVYGNDHYCEIKEGRSYLFQKLIIDENGVVRVTRASQVSETSPVAVREELYPESPVCSIAEAKSCADKTEVSVEGVVTQIYPVQPVKVHYKRTMTKRQDFYLEDYTGSIKISMWHVKTELSEGLSVGDVVTVTNVRTNEYNQDVSLNSTDGTRVHSVGAVID, translated from the exons atgcCTGGTATTTCAGAGAAGGACTGGACCTCCGCTCTGACctccatcctggaggagctggaaaagttACAGTACAATAAATTGATGGAATTCCTGGACAAAATCCCCCGAAGTGAGAAAACCAGCAGGTCCAAAGTGAAGATGCCTGGAAAGATCCTTCAGCACTACGGACTGGAAGGATCCATCTCCGCCATCAGGGACGCCATGGAGTGGATCCCCAGGAGGGACGGAGCGGTCCAGGACCTGCTGCGCCCCTTTGTGGACAAACTGAAGACCAAACCTGAACGGACGACTCAGG GGCTGAAGAGAAAAGGTGGTCTCTTGGAGGGAAACGTTCCAGCAGCAG GTCAGCAGAGGAGCTGCTCGCCTggagag GGGAGCAGCACTCGTCCTGCG GAATCCGTCTGTGGCCTGAAGTCCAGCGATCAGCTCGCTGACAAAGACGCCTTCACTGGGAAAGTTGTTGGGAAAACTGAGCTGAGACCATATGTAAACCAAAGAAACGTGAAAGGTTGTTTCTTTGAAGTGACCGTCGTCAATGAGACGGTCTGCAGGAGGATGAAGGTTTATGGAAACGATCACTATTGTGAAATCAAAGAGGGGAGATCCTACCTGTTCCAAAAGCTAATAATAGATGAGAATGGGGTCGTTAGGGTCACCAGAGCGAGCCAAGTGTCCGAGACGAGTCCTGTCGCAGTCCGGGAGGAGCTTTACCCTGAGAGTCCAGTTTGCTCCATTGCTGAAGCAAAATCATGTGCAGACAAGACGGAAGTGAGTGTTGAAGGAGTCGTCACACAG ATCTATCCTGTCCAACCGGTTAAGGTGCACTACAAACGCACTATGACAAAGAGGCAAGATTTCTACCTGGAAGATTATACAGGTTCCATCAAGATCAGCATGTGGCACGTGAAGACCGAGCTGAGTGAAGGATTATCTGTCGGAGACGTCGTGACGGTCACCAACGTGAGGACCAATGAGTACAACCAAGACGTGTCGCTGAATTCAACCGATGGCACCAGAGTTCACTCAGTAGGTGCTGTGATTGATTGA